One genomic region from Bos javanicus breed banteng chromosome 14, ARS-OSU_banteng_1.0, whole genome shotgun sequence encodes:
- the ZHX1 gene encoding zinc fingers and homeoboxes protein 1: MASRRKSTTPCMVLASEQDPDLELVSDLDEGPPVLTPIENTRTESVSSDEEVHESVDSDNQQNKKVEGGYECKYCTFQTPDLNMFTFHVDSEHPNVVLNSSYVCVECNFLTKRYDALSEHNLKYHPGEENFKLTMVKRNNQTIFEQTINDLTFDGSFVKEENSEQAESTEVSSSGISISKTPIMKMMKNKVENKRITVHRNSAEDIPEEKENEIKPDREETVENPSSSASESNTSTSVVNRIHPHAASTVVAPAAVLPGLAQVITAVSAQQNSSLIPKVLIPVNSIPTYNAALDNNPLLLNTYNKFPYPTMSEITVLSAQAKYTEEQIKIWFSAQRLKHGVSWTPEEVEEARRKQFNGTVHTVPQTITVIPTHISAGSNGLPSILQTCQIVGQPGLVLTQVGGTNTLPVTAPIALTVAGVPNQTNVQKSQVPTTQPTTETKPATAAVPSAQLVKHEATLANPDSFGIRAKKTKEQLAELKVSYLKNQFPHDAEIIRLMKITGLTKGEIKKWFSDTRYNQRNSKSNQCLHLNNDSSATIIIDSSDETTESPAVVTSQQKQSWNPFPDFTPQKFKEKTAEQLRALQASFLNSSVLTEEELNRLRAQTKLTRREIDAWFTEKKKSKALKEEKVEVEESNAGSSKEEAGETSPGDETSAPKSGSTGKICKKTPEQLHMLKSAFVRTQWPSPEEYDKLAEESGLARTDIVSWFGDTRYAWKNGNLKWYYYYQSANSSSMNGLSSLRKRGRGRPKGRGRGRPRGRPRGGKRMNNWDRGPSLIKFKTGTAILKDYYLKHKFLNEQDLDELVNRSHMGYEQVREWFAERQRRSELGIELFEENEEEDEVIDDQEEEEEETDDSDTWEPPRHVKRKLSKSDD; this comes from the coding sequence ATGGCAAGCAGGCGAAAGTCTACAACACCCTGCATGGTCCTTGCCAGTGAACAGGATCCAGACCTCGAGTTGGTATCAGATTTGGACGAAGGTCCGCCTGTACTTACACCCATAGAAAACACCAGAACAGAGAGTGTCTCAAGTGATGAAGAAGTTCATGAGTCCGTGGATTCTGacaatcagcaaaataaaaaagttgaagGTGGCTATGAATGTAAATACTGTACTTTCCAAACTCCAGATCTAAATATGTTTACTTTTCATGTGGATTCAGAACATCCCAATGTAGTGCTAAATTCATCCTATGTTTGTGTTGAATGCAATTTTCTTACCAAAAGGTATGATGCACTTTCTGAGCATAATCTGAAATATCACCCAGGAGAAGAGAATTTTAAGTTGACTATGGTAAAACGAAATAACCAGACAATCTTtgaacaaacaataaatgatctGACTTTTGATGGTAGTTTTGTTAAGGAGGAGAATTCAGAGCAAGCTGAATCTACAGAAGTTTCTTCTTCAGGAATATCTATCAGTAAAACTCCTATcatgaaaatgatgaaaaataaagtgGAGAACAAACGGATTACAGTTCATCGTAATTCAGCTGAGGACattccagaagagaaagagaatgaaatcaaACCAGACCgtgaagaaactgtggaaaatccaaGCTCTTCGGCTTCTGAATCGAATACAAGTACTTCTGTTGTAAACAGAATCCACCCACATGCTGCCAGCACGGTTGTGGCCCCGGCAGCAGTTCTTCCTGGGTTAGCACAGGTGATCACGGCAGTATCAGCTCAGCAGAATTCCAGTTTGATTCCCAAAGTCCTAATCCCTGTTAATAGCATTCCTACCTACAATGCTGCATTGGATAACAACCCCCTTTTGCTTAACACCTACAACAAATTCCCTTATCCAACAATGTCAGAGATAACTGTTCTTTCTGCTCAAGCAAAATATACAGAGGAACAGATCAAGATATGGTTTTCAGCCCAACGTCTAAAACACGGTGTTAGCTGGACTCCCGAGGAAGTAGAGGAGGCAAGAAGGAAACAGTTCAACGGAACAGTACACACTGTACCTCAGACCATAACTGTCATTCCCACCCACATCTCCGCGGGGAGTAATGGTTTACCATCCATCTTACAGACATGCCAAATAGTTGGCCAGCCGGGTCTGGTCCTCACACAAGTAGGTGGCACGAACACCTTGCCAGTAACGGCACCTATAGCCTTGACAGTGGCAGGGGTTCCAAATCAAACAAATGTACAGAAAAGTCAGGTCCCCACTACTCAGCCGACCACAGAAACCAagccagcaacagcagcagtcccATCCGCTCAGCTGGTCAAACACGAAGCCACGTTGGCAAACCCTGATTCGTTTGGCATTCGGGCTAAAAAGACTAAAGAGCAGCTGGCAGAATTAAAAGTCAGCTACCTGAAGAATCAGTTTCCCCATGATGCTGAAATTATCAGACTGATGAAAATCACAGGACTGAccaaaggagagattaaaaaatggtTTAGTGACACAAGGTACAACCAGAGAAATTCAAAGAGTAATCAGTGCTTACATCTCAACAATGACTCCTCTGCCACTATCATCATAGACTCGAGCGATGAAACCACAGAATCCCCAGCTGTTGTGACTTCACAGCAGAAACAGTCCTGGAATCCTTTTCCCGACTTTACTCCCCAGAAGTTTAAAGAGAAGACAGCGGAGCAGCTTCGTGCCCTGCAGGCAAGTTTTCTCAACAGCTCTGTACTtacagaagaagaactaaataggtTAAGAGCGCAAACCAAACTCACCAGAAGGGAAATTGATGCTTGGtttacagagaagaagaaatcaaaagctttaaaggaagagaaagtgGAAGTAGAGGAAAGCAATGCAGGTAGTTCCAAAGAAGAAGCTGGAGAAACTTCTCCTGGAGATGAAACTAGTGCACCTAAGTCAGGGAGTACTGGCAAGATATGTAAAAAAACACCCGAGCAGCTGCACATGCTTAAAAGTGCATTTGTCCGAACACAGTGGCCGTCACCAGAAGAGTATGACAAGTTGGCTGAAGAAAGCGGGCTTGCTAGAACAGACATAGTTAGTTGGTTTGGGGACACCCGTTATGCTTGGAAAAATGGAAACTTAAAATGGTACTACTACTATCAAAGCGCCAATTCAAGTAGCATGAATGGTCTGTCTTCTCTTaggaaaagggggagagggagacCAAAAGGCAGGGGGAGAGGAAGACCTCGCGGGCGGCCCAGAGGAGGCAAGAGAATGAACAACTGGGACAGGGGGCCGTCCCTCATCAAATTTAAAACTGGAACTGCAATACTTAAGGATTATTACCTGAAGCACAAATTTCTTAATGAGCAAGACCTCGATGAACTTGTTAACAGATCACATATGGGTTACGAGCAGGTCAGAGAATGGTTTGCCGAAAGACAGAGAAGATCGGAGTTAGGTATAGAATTATTTGAGGAAAACGAGGAGGAAGATGAAGTTATTGATGatcaggaagaggaggaagaagaaacagatgaCAGTGACACTTGGGAACCCCCACGACATGTGAAGCGGAAGCTTTCTAAATCAGATGACTGA